The following is a genomic window from Paenibacillus thiaminolyticus.
TAGCGACCATGACGATGATAGGGGTCATGACGAGAAACGTATAGTACACCCGGCTATCCGTCAGAACGCGGGTTGTAATCCATGGCGCGAGCACGAGACAGGCGGCAGAGAAGACGATGCCCGCACTGACGGTCAGCTTCATGGCGACGGATACAATGCGTCGCACGCGGGCATGATCCCCGACAGAGTCCGCCTCGGCGATCAGCTTCGCTACGGCGAGCGGAACGCCGCCAGTAATCAACGTAATGATGACGAGCAGGAAGGGGTAGCCGAGCTGGTAGATTCCTACCCCCTCCGCCCCGATGATGCGCGGAAGAGTAACGCGCGGAATGAACCCGAGTATGCGATTCACAATGCCTGCGGCCAATAATATCAGCGTTCCCTGTATGAATGACTGCTTCTTCACGTTCCGATCATCCCTCTTCCCCTGCAGACTTGTCCTGATATAACCATAAATATGCGGTTGTCCCCATTCCATGACGATTGGCTTGTACGAATGGAAGCCGAAGGTCAGGAGAGGCAATGATTGCTATGGGACGCGAAGCAGGAATTGCGTGAAGGAGCGCGAATAATAGATAGACATGGAAAGGAGTGAGCGGCGTGTCTGAGCCAAGCACGGAACAGGAGCGGGTCGAGGCGATCGAAATGTGCTGTGAGAGCAAGGCGGAAGAACTTAGACTGCTCGGCTACGAGCAGGTAACGGGGAAGGATGTATGGGAATGCGTCAGCGCCAAGTATAAAAAAGAAGACGCTGAACCGGCTATGCATCAGGTCGTCAATGATATTTTGTCTTTGAAAGCAACGCAGTTCATGAACTTTATGACGATGGCGGCTTATCGCGGGTCTCCCTTTTTATAAGGCGAGATTTTTTTATGCCATGATCTCAAAAATTGACTCGAAAAATGACGGTCGATATAATAGGAATATTGAATATGAAAGGGGAATAGGGACGATATGAAAAGGGTGTTAGCATTTCTGCTCATCGTTGTCGTATCGCTAGGTGTCATTGTCTGGACTAGCCCTTCGATCGTCAACAGCATACGTCTCGGACTCGATCTCAAGGGCGGCTTCGAGATTCTATACCAAGCCTCTCCGCTGGAATCGGGCGGGAAAGTGACTAACGATGCGCTTAAACAGACTGCAAAAAGTCTGGATAAACGGATTAACGCAACCGGTACGAGCGAACCGGAGATTACGATCGAAGGTACGGACCGTATCCGCGTCAAGATTGCGGACGTTCAGAACGAGGAAGAGGTGCGGAAGAAGCTGAAAGAACCGGCTGTTCTTACATTCCGAAGCTCTGAAGGCTGTGAAGACGCGTCCGATTACTGCAAGATTGAACTGCAAGGAACCGACTTCGTCGAGGGTGGAGCGAGCGTCGTATTTGACGAGCTGCAGCGTCCAATCGTAGCGATTAAGCTGAAGGATGCAAGCAAATTCGCCGAAATTACGAAACGTCTCGCCGGTCTGTACGATCCGGATCCGACCAAAGCGCGCAACCATTTGGCGATTTTCATGGATGATACCCTCATCTCCGATCCGTCTGTCAATTATGAGATTCCAGGCGGGGAAGCGACGATTACGGGCCAGCGGACGAAGGAAGAAGCCAACGAGCTGAAGGATACGATCAATCTCGGCTCCTTGCCGCTCAAGCTGACTGAGAAGTACTCGCAGACCGTTACGGCTACGCTTGGCAAGATGTCGCTGGAGCAGACAGTGAAGGCCGGAATTATCGGCACGGCGCTGATTCTGTTATTTATGCTTGTCATTTACCGGCTGCCTGGCGTTATTGCCAGCTTCTCGCTGATTTTGTTCACATGGCTTCTGCTGCTTGTATTCTGGCTGTCCGAGATTACGCTGACGCTGCCGGGCATTGCGGCCTTCATCCTTGGTCTCAGCATGGCCGTCGACGCGAATATTATTACGTATGAACGGATTAAGGAGGAACTGCGCAGCGGCAAGTCGATCAAATCCGCGATGAAGGCAGGCTCCAAGAACTCGTTCCGGACGATTATGGACGCGAATATTACAACAATTATTGCCGGCGTCGTCATGTACATTTTGGGCGAGAGCCAAGTCAAAGGCTTTGCGCTCATTCTGATGATG
Proteins encoded in this region:
- a CDS encoding post-transcriptional regulator, with the protein product MCCESKAEELRLLGYEQVTGKDVWECVSAKYKKEDAEPAMHQVVNDILSLKATQFMNFMTMAAYRGSPFL
- the secD gene encoding protein translocase subunit SecD, producing the protein MKRVLAFLLIVVVSLGVIVWTSPSIVNSIRLGLDLKGGFEILYQASPLESGGKVTNDALKQTAKSLDKRINATGTSEPEITIEGTDRIRVKIADVQNEEEVRKKLKEPAVLTFRSSEGCEDASDYCKIELQGTDFVEGGASVVFDELQRPIVAIKLKDASKFAEITKRLAGLYDPDPTKARNHLAIFMDDTLISDPSVNYEIPGGEATITGQRTKEEANELKDTINLGSLPLKLTEKYSQTVTATLGKMSLEQTVKAGIIGTALILLFMLVIYRLPGVIASFSLILFTWLLLLVFWLSEITLTLPGIAAFILGLSMAVDANIITYERIKEELRSGKSIKSAMKAGSKNSFRTIMDANITTIIAGVVMYILGESQVKGFALILMMTVIVSILTNVFLSRVMLHALVKANVLTKPGYFGVKESEIRAL